In uncultured Fusobacterium sp., one genomic interval encodes:
- a CDS encoding toxin-antitoxin system YwqK family antitoxin — MLKKGLVILFFMLSSILVYSSCCSNISKNYHSFYNNGKIYERGDLHNGMRQGEWLVFYENGNIKEKIVYKDNKKNGEYFSFYENGQLKYRAMYVDDKIEGNYVTFDEGGYLDEIINYIDDKPQGISFKFYDGGRIKESRIYKKDGTIIQRNYNQNKDLDFLNN, encoded by the coding sequence ATGTTAAAGAAAGGATTAGTAATTCTATTTTTTATGTTATCTAGTATACTAGTATATAGTAGTTGCTGTTCAAATATTAGTAAGAATTATCATTCTTTTTATAATAATGGTAAAATTTACGAAAGAGGAGATCTGCACAATGGAATGAGACAAGGTGAGTGGCTTGTCTTTTATGAAAATGGAAATATTAAAGAAAAGATAGTATACAAAGATAATAAAAAAAATGGAGAGTATTTTAGTTTTTATGAAAATGGACAACTAAAGTATAGAGCAATGTATGTAGATGATAAGATTGAAGGAAATTATGTTACCTTTGATGAAGGTGGATATTTAGATGAGATTATAAATTATATTGATGATAAACCACAAGGGATAAGCTTTAAATTTTATGATGGTGGTAGAATAAAAGAGAGTAGAATTTATAAGAAAGATGGAACAATTATTCAACGTAATTATAATCAAAATAAGGATTTAGATTTTTTAAATAATTAG
- a CDS encoding RNA polymerase sigma factor translates to MDFDEIFEQYFDRIYYKILGVVKNPEDAEDISQEVFMSVYKNLSKFRADSNIYTWIYKIAINKIYDFFRKRKVELDINEEILALECNSDVDTPIILEEKLKELSLQEREIVVLKDIYGYKLKEIADMKAMNISTVKSVYYKAIRDMGGN, encoded by the coding sequence ATGGACTTTGATGAGATTTTCGAGCAGTATTTCGATAGGATATATTACAAAATATTAGGTGTGGTAAAGAATCCTGAGGATGCAGAGGATATATCTCAGGAGGTCTTTATGAGTGTTTATAAGAATCTTAGCAAATTTAGAGCAGATAGTAATATTTATACATGGATTTACAAAATAGCTATTAATAAAATTTATGATTTTTTCAGGAAAAGAAAGGTAGAATTAGACATAAATGAAGAGATTTTAGCTTTAGAATGTAATTCAGATGTAGATACACCAATAATATTGGAAGAAAAATTAAAAGAACTTTCTTTACAAGAGAGAGAGATAGTGGTGTTAAAAGATATTTATGGATATAAGTTAAAAGAGATAGCTGATATGAAAGCTATGAATATATCTACAGTAAAATCAGTATATTATAAAGCTATCAGAGATATGGGAGGAAATTAA
- the ispG gene encoding flavodoxin-dependent (E)-4-hydroxy-3-methylbut-2-enyl-diphosphate synthase yields MKKTREVKVGNLVIGGGNKVIIQSMTNTTTSDVKKTVAQIKELEKAGCELVRMTINNLEAAQAIKEIKKRVSIPLVADIHFDYKLALAAMENGIDKLRINPGNIGSDENVEKVVKMAKEKKIPIRIGVNSGSIEKDILKKYGKPTAEGMVESAMYHINLLEKYDFHDIVISLKASNVKMMVEAYRKINELVDYPLHLGVTEAGTAFQGTVKSAIGIGSLLVDGIGDTIRVSLTENPVEEIKVAKEILKVLGLRETGVEIVSCPTCGRTEIDLIGLAKKVEKEFENEQRNIKIAVMGCVVNGPGEAREADYGVAGGKGEGVLFKKGEIVKKVKESEILVELKKMIMEDEKNEEDKGILGN; encoded by the coding sequence TTGAAAAAGACAAGAGAAGTAAAAGTTGGAAACCTTGTAATTGGTGGTGGAAATAAAGTTATAATTCAATCTATGACAAATACTACTACAAGTGATGTAAAAAAAACAGTAGCACAAATCAAAGAGTTAGAAAAGGCTGGTTGTGAACTAGTTAGAATGACAATAAATAATTTAGAAGCAGCACAAGCAATAAAAGAGATTAAAAAGAGAGTCTCTATACCTTTAGTTGCTGATATTCATTTTGATTATAAACTTGCTTTAGCAGCTATGGAAAATGGAATAGATAAATTAAGAATAAATCCGGGAAATATAGGTTCAGATGAGAATGTAGAAAAAGTTGTTAAAATGGCAAAAGAGAAGAAAATACCTATAAGAATAGGTGTAAACTCTGGTTCAATAGAGAAAGATATATTAAAAAAATATGGAAAACCAACTGCTGAAGGAATGGTTGAAAGTGCAATGTATCATATAAACCTTTTAGAAAAATATGATTTTCATGATATAGTAATATCTTTAAAAGCAAGTAATGTAAAAATGATGGTAGAGGCTTACAGAAAGATTAATGAACTTGTAGATTATCCATTACATTTAGGAGTAACAGAAGCAGGAACTGCATTTCAAGGGACAGTAAAATCAGCTATTGGAATAGGAAGTCTTCTTGTAGATGGAATAGGAGATACAATTAGAGTATCTTTAACAGAAAATCCAGTTGAAGAGATAAAAGTAGCTAAGGAAATTTTAAAGGTTTTAGGTTTAAGAGAGACAGGAGTGGAGATAGTATCTTGCCCAACTTGTGGAAGAACAGAAATAGACTTAATTGGATTGGCTAAAAAAGTTGAGAAGGAATTTGAAAATGAGCAACGTAATATAAAAATAGCGGTTATGGGTTGTGTTGTAAATGGACCGGGAGAGGCTAGAGAGGCTGATTATGGAGTAGCTGGCGGAAAAGGTGAAGGTGTACTATTTAAAAAGGGTGAAATAGTAAAAAAAGTAAAAGAGTCTGAAATATTAGTTGAATTGAAAAAGATGATAATGGAGGACGAAAAAAATGAAGAAGATAAAGGGATTTTGGGTAATTAA
- a CDS encoding peptidoglycan DD-metalloendopeptidase family protein, translated as MKSKLKIFLLLSVAFYFGIELLNPFKEEVVDLKGFTDYYEETNEENGGVSVLADSFYTFEKEYNFPNEYKSIEEIKGTEDGKSETTEVVEEKAPVQEVVVEKKVPEKREYLVKEGDTISEIASLNGMTMDMLLANNPDISVKNLKIGQKLTVVSENGIFYKVEKGDSLYKIASKFKVKVDDILAYNEVEEKSLKIGQSIFLKNPDLKALNRTSGKKGGGSKSSTIVASAGFRYPVEYRGVNSPYGSRFHPVLKRYIFHAGVDLKARYVPLRAAQSGRVSFAGYMSGYGKIIILKHSSGYETRYAHLDKIGVKVGQNVNKGELIGKTGMSGRVTGPHLHFEIRKNGRTQNPMSHLGKK; from the coding sequence GTTATTAAATCCTTTTAAAGAAGAGGTAGTTGATTTAAAAGGATTTACTGATTACTATGAGGAAACTAATGAGGAAAATGGTGGAGTTTCTGTATTAGCAGATAGTTTTTATACATTTGAAAAAGAGTATAATTTTCCAAATGAGTATAAATCAATAGAGGAAATAAAAGGAACAGAGGATGGAAAATCTGAAACAACAGAAGTTGTAGAAGAAAAAGCACCTGTTCAAGAGGTTGTAGTAGAAAAGAAAGTTCCTGAAAAAAGGGAATATCTAGTTAAAGAAGGAGATACAATTTCTGAAATTGCGTCTCTTAATGGAATGACTATGGATATGTTACTTGCGAATAATCCAGACATCTCTGTAAAAAATTTAAAAATAGGACAAAAATTAACTGTTGTATCAGAAAATGGAATTTTTTATAAAGTTGAAAAGGGAGATTCTCTTTATAAGATAGCATCTAAATTTAAAGTGAAGGTAGATGATATTCTTGCATATAATGAGGTAGAGGAGAAAAGTTTAAAAATAGGACAAAGTATATTTCTAAAAAACCCAGACTTGAAAGCTTTAAATAGAACTTCAGGAAAAAAGGGTGGAGGTTCAAAAAGTAGTACTATTGTAGCCTCAGCAGGATTTAGATATCCAGTTGAATATAGAGGAGTAAATAGTCCTTATGGAAGTAGATTTCATCCTGTTTTAAAAAGATATATATTCCATGCAGGAGTTGACTTAAAAGCTAGATATGTTCCACTTCGTGCAGCACAAAGTGGAAGAGTTAGCTTTGCAGGATATATGAGTGGTTATGGAAAAATAATAATACTTAAACACTCTTCAGGTTATGAGACTAGATATGCTCATCTTGATAAAATAGGTGTAAAAGTAGGGCAAAATGTTAATAAGGGAGAGTTAATAGGAAAAACTGGAATGTCAGGAAGAGTAACAGGGCCTCATCTGCATTTTGAAATTAGAAAAAATGGAAGAACACAAAATCCAATGAGTCATCTTGGAAAAAAATAA